The Carnobacterium mobile DSM 4848 genome includes a window with the following:
- a CDS encoding helix-turn-helix transcriptional regulator, translating into MKVNGILVRELRKSKGYTQKDLCGGICEQATISNIERNGTCSNVHILAKICNRLNIKVDEIIIEDYETHVKSVLQRVKKLCLVSKHTEANEILIKEIEMDQVTNLNLLREIHYYLGNTLLIAEINLDDALYHFQRAMELAHYPDILTSLSKNGIGIYYELKKDNEKALVHYKESIHIARSIEDCPLLLNRVFFNAAKFYSLEKKYQEAVLLCNEALNINEKNQSTELMEYIIYEKAYNSYFLDDPSYLEQYNDALSMARINKNVHVIETIYEDLKDMVHFSPSADLLTYLVRSSQHYQNEKYTKKTMTEGNNG; encoded by the coding sequence ATGAAAGTTAACGGCATATTAGTTCGTGAATTAAGAAAAAGTAAAGGGTATACTCAAAAAGATTTATGTGGTGGTATATGTGAACAAGCAACTATTAGCAATATCGAAAGGAATGGAACTTGTTCTAATGTTCATATCTTAGCCAAAATATGCAACCGATTAAACATTAAAGTTGATGAAATCATTATCGAAGATTATGAGACTCATGTTAAATCTGTTCTTCAAAGAGTGAAAAAATTATGTTTAGTTTCAAAACATACTGAAGCAAATGAAATTCTAATTAAAGAGATTGAAATGGACCAAGTTACGAACTTAAACTTACTTCGCGAAATCCATTATTATTTAGGAAATACTCTCCTCATAGCAGAAATTAATTTAGATGATGCACTCTATCATTTTCAACGTGCAATGGAACTAGCTCATTATCCTGATATTCTTACTTCTCTTTCAAAGAATGGTATCGGTATTTATTATGAACTAAAGAAAGATAATGAAAAAGCATTAGTTCACTATAAAGAGTCTATTCACATTGCTCGTTCAATCGAAGACTGTCCCCTTCTGCTTAATCGAGTTTTCTTTAATGCAGCCAAATTTTATAGCTTAGAAAAGAAATATCAAGAAGCAGTTCTTTTATGTAATGAAGCACTTAATATAAATGAAAAGAACCAATCCACAGAATTAATGGAATATATTATTTACGAAAAAGCATATAATTCTTACTTTTTAGACGATCCCTCTTATCTGGAACAGTATAATGATGCCTTATCTATGGCTCGAATAAATAAAAATGTACATGTTATAGAGACGATATACGAGGATTTAAAAGACATGGTTCATTTCTCTCCATCAGCTGATTTATTAACTTACTTAGTACGTTCGTCTCAACATTACCAAAATGAGAAATACACTAAAAAAACAATGACTGAGGGAAATAACGGATGA
- a CDS encoding helix-turn-helix domain-containing protein: MKNENALSCNFNPLFVICSAINGYIEAVNLILKRYALYINKLSLRIICDMRKEFYIKL; this comes from the coding sequence ATGAAAAATGAAAATGCTCTGTCTTGTAACTTTAATCCCTTATTCGTTATTTGTTCGGCAATTAATGGATATATTGAAGCAGTCAATCTAATTTTAAAGCGTTATGCTCTCTATATAAATAAGTTATCATTGAGAATCATTTGTGATATGAGAAAAGAGTTTTACATAAAATTGTGA
- a CDS encoding RNA polymerase sigma factor — protein sequence MSPTAYEKRRISEFDSYCKHVLRNEAKDIQRQLARKRKVEISFSDLSDMDLNQLYVFDDYKTDKHFFHVINEKVALQSSHLSSALKKLSDTKQKVILLSYFLEMTDQEIGEALDVARSTVQYRRSVALKELKTEMEEHEHE from the coding sequence ATGTCACCCACAGCCTATGAAAAAAGGCGTATAAGTGAATTTGATAGTTATTGTAAACATGTTCTAAGAAACGAAGCAAAAGACATTCAAAGACAACTGGCACGAAAAAGAAAAGTAGAAATTTCTTTTTCTGATTTATCGGATATGGATTTAAATCAGCTTTATGTATTTGATGACTATAAAACAGATAAACATTTTTTTCACGTAATCAATGAAAAAGTGGCTTTGCAAAGTAGTCATTTGAGCAGCGCCCTTAAAAAACTTTCTGATACTAAACAAAAAGTCATTTTGTTATCTTACTTTCTAGAAATGACGGATCAAGAGATTGGAGAAGCGTTGGATGTAGCTCGAAGTACCGTTCAATATAGACGGAGCGTAGCATTAAAAGAATTGAAAACTGAAATGGAGGAACATGAGCATGAATAA
- a CDS encoding helix-turn-helix domain-containing protein: MNKPFYPPASFTHQFLSLSVIQSAQYGNAEAIHLILKQYEPYMKKLALRFVYDANGIQQQVVDYYTYRRLETKLMTAILKFL; this comes from the coding sequence ATGAATAAGCCCTTTTATCCACCTGCTTCTTTTACCCATCAGTTCTTATCTCTCTCAGTTATCCAATCTGCTCAATATGGAAATGCAGAGGCTATTCATCTTATTTTGAAGCAGTATGAGCCTTATATGAAAAAATTAGCTTTACGGTTTGTTTATGATGCAAATGGTATACAACAGCAAGTTGTTGATTACTATACTTATCGTCGTTTGGAAACAAAATTAATGACAGCTATTTTGAAATTTTTATAA
- a CDS encoding helix-turn-helix domain-containing protein, with translation MRLIATRIYLNKKQTCDFLGIDNNTLDKWIKQYHFPMIKIDGVIRFEVEDIKEFMDTFKIL, from the coding sequence ATGAGATTAATAGCAACACGAATCTATTTAAATAAAAAGCAAACTTGTGATTTTTTAGGAATTGATAACAATACTTTAGATAAGTGGATTAAGCAATATCATTTTCCCATGATTAAAATTGATGGCGTCATTCGTTTTGAAGTGGAAGATATCAAAGAATTCATGGATACTTTCAAAATCCTTTAA